From Streptomyces cyaneogriseus subsp. noncyanogenus, the proteins below share one genomic window:
- the gltX gene encoding glutamate--tRNA ligase: MASAPGSVRVRFCPSPTGNPHVGLVRTALFNWAFARHHGGTLVFRIEDTDAARDSEESYNQLLDSMRWLGFDWDEGPEIGGPHAPYRQSQRMDLYKEVAQKLLDGGYAYHCYCSQEELDTRREAARAAGRPSGYDGHCRELSAARVEEYKAQGREPIVRFRMPDETITFTDLVRGELTFTPENVPDYGIVRANGAPLYTLVNPVDDALMEITHVLRGEDLLSSTPRQIALYKALIELGIAQRIPEFGHLPYVMGEGNKKLSKRDPQSSLNLYRERGFLPEGLLNYLSLLGWSLSADQDVFTIDEMVAAFDVADVNPNPARFDLKKCEAINGDHIRMLEVKDFAERCRPWLKAPFAPWAPEDFDEAKWQAIAPHAQTRLKVLSEITDNVDFLFLAEPVEDEASWNKAMKEGSDALLRTAREKLEAADWTSPESLKEAVLAAGEAHGLKLGKAQAPVRVAVTGRTVGLPLFESLEILGKEKSLARIDAALAKLAA, translated from the coding sequence GTGGCTAGCGCACCCGGCTCCGTACGCGTCCGTTTCTGTCCCTCGCCCACCGGTAACCCCCATGTGGGCCTGGTCCGCACCGCCCTGTTCAACTGGGCGTTCGCCCGGCACCACGGGGGCACCCTGGTCTTCCGCATCGAGGACACCGACGCGGCCCGCGACTCCGAGGAGTCGTACAACCAGCTCCTGGACTCGATGCGCTGGCTGGGCTTCGACTGGGACGAGGGCCCCGAGATCGGCGGCCCGCACGCGCCGTACCGCCAGTCGCAGCGCATGGACCTCTACAAGGAGGTCGCCCAGAAGCTGCTGGACGGCGGTTACGCCTACCACTGCTACTGCTCCCAGGAGGAGCTGGACACCCGCCGCGAGGCCGCCCGCGCCGCCGGCCGGCCGTCCGGCTACGACGGCCACTGCCGCGAGCTGAGCGCCGCCCGGGTCGAGGAGTACAAGGCCCAGGGCCGCGAGCCGATCGTCCGCTTCCGCATGCCCGACGAGACGATCACCTTCACCGACCTGGTCCGCGGCGAGCTGACGTTCACCCCGGAGAACGTCCCGGACTACGGCATCGTCCGCGCCAACGGCGCCCCCCTCTACACGCTCGTCAACCCGGTCGACGACGCGCTGATGGAGATCACCCACGTCCTGCGCGGCGAGGACCTGCTCTCCTCCACCCCCCGCCAGATCGCCCTGTACAAGGCGCTGATCGAGCTGGGCATCGCCCAGCGCATCCCCGAGTTCGGCCACCTGCCGTACGTGATGGGCGAGGGCAACAAGAAGCTCTCCAAGCGCGACCCGCAGTCGTCGCTGAACCTCTACCGCGAGCGCGGCTTCCTGCCCGAGGGCCTGCTCAACTACCTCTCCCTGCTCGGCTGGTCCCTCTCGGCCGACCAGGACGTCTTCACGATCGACGAGATGGTCGCGGCCTTCGACGTCGCGGACGTCAACCCCAACCCCGCCCGCTTCGACCTGAAGAAGTGCGAGGCGATCAACGGCGACCACATCCGCATGCTGGAGGTGAAGGACTTCGCCGAGCGCTGCCGCCCGTGGCTGAAGGCCCCCTTCGCCCCCTGGGCGCCGGAGGACTTCGACGAGGCCAAGTGGCAGGCGATCGCCCCGCACGCGCAGACCCGCCTGAAGGTGCTCTCCGAGATCACCGACAACGTCGACTTCCTGTTCCTGGCGGAGCCGGTCGAGGACGAGGCGTCCTGGAACAAGGCGATGAAGGAGGGCTCGGACGCGCTCCTGCGCACGGCCCGGGAGAAGCTGGAGGCGGCCGACTGGACCTCCCCCGAGTCCCTGAAGGAGGCCGTCCTGGCCGCCGGTGAGGCGCACGGCCTCAAGCTCGGCAAGGCCCAGGCCCCGGTCCGTGTCGCCGTCACCGGCCGCACGGTCGGCCTGCCGCTCTTCGAGTCCCTGGAGATCCTCGGCAAGGAGAAGTCGCTGGCCCGTATCGACGCGGCGCTGGCGAAGCTGGCCGCGTAG
- a CDS encoding fumarylacetoacetate hydrolase family protein, translating into MRIARFSIDGNVAFGAVEGDQPDELVLDIIKGIPFADFELSGTKVPVSKVRLLPPVLPNKVVAFGRNYAEHARELGNEVPDAPFAFFKPSTSVIGPGDEIRYPSFSQELHHEAELAVVIGRMCREVPRERVEDVILGYTCAIDVTARDVQKREKQWARAKGFDTSCPLGPWVETDLDLAAASDLTIQLTVNGQQRQLGRTSEMIHPIADLIVNISEAMTLLPGDVILTGTPAGVGPLNVGDEVAVTIEGIGTLTNKVVKRG; encoded by the coding sequence GTGCGCATCGCCAGGTTCTCCATCGACGGGAACGTCGCTTTCGGCGCGGTCGAGGGCGACCAGCCGGACGAGCTCGTCCTCGACATCATCAAAGGCATCCCGTTCGCGGACTTCGAGCTCTCCGGCACCAAGGTGCCCGTGAGCAAGGTACGGCTGCTGCCGCCGGTGCTCCCCAACAAGGTCGTGGCCTTCGGCCGCAACTACGCCGAGCACGCGCGGGAACTGGGCAACGAGGTGCCCGACGCCCCGTTCGCCTTCTTCAAGCCGTCGACCTCCGTCATCGGCCCCGGCGACGAGATCCGGTACCCCTCCTTCTCGCAGGAGCTCCACCACGAGGCCGAGCTCGCCGTCGTCATCGGCCGCATGTGCCGCGAGGTGCCGCGCGAGCGCGTCGAGGACGTGATCCTCGGCTACACCTGCGCGATCGACGTCACCGCCCGCGACGTGCAGAAGCGCGAGAAGCAGTGGGCCCGGGCCAAGGGCTTCGACACCTCCTGCCCGCTCGGCCCCTGGGTGGAGACCGACCTGGACCTCGCCGCCGCGTCCGACCTGACCATCCAGCTCACGGTCAACGGACAGCAGCGCCAGCTCGGCCGCACCAGCGAGATGATCCACCCCATCGCGGACCTGATCGTCAACATCTCCGAGGCCATGACGCTGCTCCCCGGCGACGTGATCCTCACCGGCACCCCCGCGGGCGTCGGACCCCTCAACGTCGGCGACGAGGTCGCCGTCACCATCGAAGGCATCGGCACTCTCACCAACAAGGTTGTCAAGCGTGGCTAG
- a CDS encoding HAD family hydrolase, producing the protein MAIRAVVWDVDDTLFDYTTADRAGMRAHLAAEGLLDGYGSAERALARWREITEAQWARFAAGEVDFVTQRRDRTRVFLGRDLTDAEADGWFERYLAHYEAAWALFPDVLPALDALAASHRHAVLSNSSVTVQERKLRALGVHHRFEIILCAAEIGVAKPEAGAFLAACDALGLAPHEVAYVGDHPEIDGRGAADAGLLSVWIDRGGPRATAVPPAGPRRIATLAELPALLGPDTRFGAPSTFG; encoded by the coding sequence ATGGCGATCAGAGCCGTCGTCTGGGACGTCGACGACACCCTCTTCGACTACACGACCGCCGACCGCGCGGGCATGCGCGCCCATCTCGCGGCCGAGGGCCTGCTCGACGGGTACGGATCCGCCGAGCGGGCCCTGGCGCGCTGGCGGGAGATCACCGAGGCCCAGTGGGCGCGGTTCGCGGCCGGCGAGGTCGACTTCGTCACCCAGCGCCGCGACCGCACCCGGGTCTTCCTCGGCCGCGACCTGACCGACGCCGAGGCCGACGGCTGGTTCGAGCGCTACCTGGCGCACTACGAGGCCGCCTGGGCCCTCTTCCCCGACGTCCTGCCCGCCCTCGACGCCCTCGCCGCCAGCCACCGCCACGCGGTCCTGTCCAACTCCAGCGTCACCGTCCAGGAGCGCAAGCTGCGCGCCCTCGGCGTCCACCACCGCTTCGAGATCATCCTGTGCGCCGCCGAGATCGGCGTCGCCAAGCCCGAGGCCGGTGCCTTCCTGGCCGCCTGCGACGCCCTCGGCCTCGCCCCGCACGAGGTCGCCTACGTCGGCGACCACCCGGAGATCGACGGCCGCGGCGCCGCCGACGCCGGGCTGCTGTCGGTGTGGATCGACCGCGGCGGCCCCCGCGCGACGGCCGTGCCGCCCGCCGGTCCGCGGCGCATCGCCACCCTCGCCGAACTGCCCGCCCTCCTCGGTCCGGATACTCGTTTTGGAGCCCCGTCCACCTTCGGGTAA
- a CDS encoding sensor histidine kinase — MQGRFKRDGSASAEPEPHGGTGPMAVSSSPQHAQNQGKPAAGDGGERPGRPGAPAPSGQTGPAAAAKQPKGPVGPGSRMALRNWRISTRLVSLLALPVVAATSLGAMRISQSLDDMQQLDNMKLLTDMTKQATELAAALQEERDQSAGPLAHGSKASAISIKGDREKTDRALKNFLESSEEIDSASKEGTLHGVRDSLVGLASDLNDLNKIRSTAYESRENSTRTVDAYHRLISHLLDLSQDMAEATSNPEMIQRTRALAAFSTAKEYASVQRAVIAAALPATNTKAGDLSENDRLYAEAALQSQRSELRSFTSIYGDGAEELLKPIDQGNPTIEATDKYAGRVLGTDGAIEEIEKRSYQDWLDDSSTKIQQMKNIEHTLLEDMEQKARELRSESEREAIISGALILLVLGVSLVGAFVMARSMIRSLRRLEDTATRVAQDRLPELVKQLSESDPQDVDTSVESVGLHSRDEIGRVAAAFDDVHREAVRLAAEQALLRGNVNAMFTNLSRRSQGLIQRQLSLISELESREADPDQLSSLFKLDHLATRMRRNGENLLVLAGEEPGRRWTRPVPLVDVLRAAASEVEQYERIELSSVPTTEVAGRVVNDLVHLLAELLENATSFSSPQTKVKVTGHALPDGRVLIEIHDTGIGLSPEDLAAINERLASPPTVDVSVSRRMGLFVVGRLSQRHGIRIQLRPSDSGGTTALVMLPVDVAQGGKKPQPKQGQGPGVSGGPAAAQAAAGAAAARRAAAGQGGGRGIGGPGAGGPGGGALGAGPGGGRHGAGPGARAALPPRDGGRPGQPGAPRGPQGPGAPQQGRPAPASPGAGQAPGAPQGLQAAGMNAPQRPDAFGGRGPAGLEQARPGATPPPRRGRSDDQAERGRRPQLPARGGPRPELPGGDSQPRVPSWGDDNARPPVPRASLDAPRGHEEPDVSATSRMPRVDDRQGPGATAEIPAFPGTGDRQGPGTTAEFARPDFGAPAPGAAGPQHTGAFPRPEASADRFAGDAQNTGQFVRGDVFGTPAGQNDPSSADRFAAPQAYDNGSTGRHALPEQPGPATGRSERPLSDGPRAGSGFGTPQARPVRPEPEALPPAPNAGDGRTPLYDTLETNWFRGEQRQQESGPAASEPQQPQAPAAPAEQPSASTAWRSPNDELVRQAERVRQPAAGGITTSGLPRRVPRANLVPGTAQQQPHQSGPQVSRAPDDVRGRLTNLRRGIAQGRQAGAAQTGSHPRPTHQQER; from the coding sequence GTGCAGGGACGTTTCAAGAGGGATGGCAGCGCTTCGGCGGAGCCGGAGCCGCACGGCGGGACTGGCCCCATGGCCGTCAGCTCCTCGCCCCAGCACGCCCAGAACCAGGGCAAGCCCGCGGCCGGCGACGGCGGCGAGCGCCCCGGACGCCCCGGCGCACCGGCTCCCTCCGGGCAGACGGGCCCGGCCGCGGCGGCCAAGCAGCCGAAGGGACCGGTGGGCCCCGGTTCGCGCATGGCCCTGCGCAACTGGCGTATCTCCACGCGTCTGGTGTCGCTGCTCGCGCTCCCGGTGGTCGCGGCCACCTCGCTCGGCGCGATGCGCATCAGCCAGTCCCTGGACGACATGCAGCAGCTCGACAACATGAAGCTGCTGACGGACATGACCAAGCAGGCCACCGAACTGGCCGCCGCGCTCCAGGAGGAGCGCGACCAGTCCGCCGGTCCGCTGGCGCACGGCTCCAAGGCCAGCGCGATCTCCATCAAGGGTGACCGGGAGAAGACCGACCGGGCCCTGAAGAACTTCCTCGAGAGCTCCGAGGAGATCGACAGCGCCAGCAAGGAAGGCACCCTCCACGGCGTCCGCGACAGCCTCGTCGGCCTCGCGAGCGACCTGAACGACCTCAACAAGATCCGCAGCACCGCCTACGAGTCCCGGGAGAACTCCACCCGGACCGTCGACGCGTACCACCGCCTGATCTCCCACCTGCTCGACCTCTCGCAGGACATGGCGGAGGCCACCAGCAACCCGGAGATGATCCAGCGCACGCGCGCGCTGGCGGCCTTCTCGACCGCCAAGGAGTACGCCTCCGTGCAGCGCGCGGTCATCGCCGCGGCGCTGCCCGCCACCAACACCAAGGCCGGCGACCTCTCCGAGAACGACCGGCTCTACGCCGAGGCCGCGCTCCAGAGCCAGCGCTCGGAGCTGCGCAGCTTCACCAGCATCTACGGCGACGGCGCCGAGGAACTCCTCAAGCCCATCGACCAGGGCAACCCGACCATCGAGGCCACCGACAAGTACGCGGGCCGCGTGCTGGGCACCGACGGCGCCATCGAGGAGATCGAGAAGCGGTCCTACCAGGACTGGCTGGACGACAGCTCCACCAAGATCCAGCAGATGAAGAACATCGAGCACACGCTGCTGGAGGACATGGAGCAGAAGGCGCGTGAGCTGCGCAGCGAGTCGGAGCGCGAGGCGATCATCTCCGGTGCGCTGATCCTGCTCGTGCTCGGTGTGTCACTGGTCGGCGCCTTCGTCATGGCCCGGAGCATGATCCGCTCGCTGCGCCGGCTGGAGGACACCGCGACCCGGGTCGCCCAGGACCGCCTGCCCGAGCTGGTCAAGCAGCTCTCGGAGTCCGACCCGCAGGACGTGGACACCTCCGTGGAGTCGGTCGGCCTGCACTCGCGCGACGAGATCGGCCGGGTGGCCGCGGCCTTCGACGACGTGCACCGCGAGGCGGTCCGCCTCGCCGCCGAGCAGGCGCTGCTGCGGGGCAACGTCAACGCGATGTTCACCAACCTCTCGCGCCGCTCCCAGGGTCTGATCCAGCGCCAGCTCTCGCTCATCTCCGAGCTGGAGTCCCGCGAGGCCGACCCGGACCAGCTCTCCTCGCTGTTCAAGCTGGACCACCTCGCGACCCGTATGCGCCGTAACGGCGAGAACCTCCTCGTCCTCGCCGGTGAGGAGCCGGGCCGCCGGTGGACCCGCCCGGTCCCGCTGGTCGACGTGTTGCGTGCCGCCGCCTCCGAGGTGGAGCAGTACGAGCGCATCGAGCTGTCCTCCGTGCCGACCACCGAGGTCGCCGGACGGGTCGTCAACGACCTCGTGCACCTGCTCGCCGAGCTGCTGGAGAACGCGACCTCGTTCTCCTCGCCGCAGACCAAGGTCAAGGTCACCGGTCACGCGCTGCCCGACGGCCGGGTCCTGATCGAGATCCACGACACCGGTATCGGCCTGTCGCCGGAGGACCTGGCGGCGATCAACGAGCGGCTCGCCTCTCCCCCGACGGTGGACGTCTCCGTCTCCCGCCGCATGGGTCTGTTCGTGGTCGGCCGGCTCTCCCAGCGCCACGGCATCCGCATCCAGCTCCGCCCGTCCGACTCCGGTGGTACGACCGCGCTGGTCATGCTGCCCGTCGATGTCGCCCAGGGCGGCAAGAAGCCCCAGCCCAAGCAGGGTCAGGGCCCCGGCGTCTCCGGCGGTCCGGCCGCCGCGCAGGCCGCGGCGGGTGCGGCTGCGGCCCGGCGGGCCGCGGCCGGCCAGGGCGGCGGCCGCGGGATCGGCGGCCCCGGAGCCGGCGGTCCGGGCGGCGGTGCCCTCGGCGCCGGTCCGGGCGGTGGCCGGCACGGTGCCGGCCCGGGTGCGCGCGCCGCGCTGCCCCCGCGTGACGGCGGCCGTCCGGGACAGCCCGGAGCGCCGCGGGGCCCGCAGGGTCCGGGCGCCCCGCAGCAGGGCCGTCCGGCTCCCGCCTCTCCGGGTGCCGGCCAGGCCCCGGGCGCCCCGCAGGGCTTGCAGGCCGCGGGCATGAACGCGCCGCAGCGCCCCGACGCCTTCGGTGGCCGCGGCCCCGCCGGCCTGGAGCAGGCCCGGCCGGGCGCGACCCCGCCGCCGCGCCGCGGCAGGAGCGACGACCAGGCCGAGCGGGGCCGCCGGCCACAGCTTCCGGCCCGCGGTGGCCCGCGGCCCGAACTGCCCGGTGGCGACTCCCAGCCCCGCGTGCCGAGCTGGGGCGACGACAACGCGCGGCCGCCGGTGCCGCGCGCCTCGCTGGACGCCCCGCGCGGCCACGAGGAGCCGGACGTCTCCGCCACGTCCCGCATGCCGCGTGTCGACGACCGCCAGGGCCCCGGCGCCACGGCGGAGATCCCGGCGTTCCCCGGCACCGGCGACCGCCAGGGTCCCGGCACCACCGCGGAGTTCGCCCGCCCCGACTTCGGTGCCCCGGCCCCCGGTGCCGCCGGTCCGCAGCACACCGGCGCGTTCCCCCGGCCCGAGGCGTCCGCCGACCGGTTCGCCGGTGACGCGCAGAACACCGGGCAGTTCGTCCGCGGGGACGTCTTCGGCACGCCCGCCGGGCAGAACGACCCGTCCTCCGCGGACCGGTTCGCCGCGCCGCAGGCGTACGACAACGGTTCCACGGGCCGGCACGCCCTGCCGGAGCAGCCGGGTCCGGCAACGGGCCGGTCGGAGCGTCCGCTCTCCGACGGCCCCCGCGCGGGGTCCGGCTTCGGTACCCCGCAGGCGCGCCCCGTCCGTCCGGAGCCCGAGGCGCTGCCCCCGGCCCCGAACGCCGGTGACGGGCGTACGCCGCTGTACGACACCCTGGAGACCAACTGGTTCCGCGGTGAGCAGCGGCAGCAGGAGAGCGGCCCGGCGGCGTCCGAGCCGCAGCAGCCGCAGGCCCCCGCCGCCCCCGCCGAGCAGCCCTCCGCCTCCACCGCCTGGCGCTCGCCGAACGACGAACTCGTCCGGCAGGCCGAGCGGGTGCGGCAGCCGGCCGCGGGTGGTATCACCACCTCCGGCCTGCCGCGCCGGGTGCCCCGGGCCAACCTCGTGCCCGGAACGGCTCAGCAGCAGCCGCACCAGAGCGGTCCGCAGGTCTCGCGCGCGCCCGACGACGTGCGCGGCCGGCTGACCAATCTCCGTCGGGGTATCGCACAGGGCCGACAGGCGGGGGCTGCCCAGACCGGCAGCCACCCGCGGCCCACTCACCAGCAGGAGCGTTAG
- the leuC gene encoding 3-isopropylmalate dehydratase large subunit: MGRTLAEKVWDDHVVRRAEGEPDLLYIDLHLLHEVTSPQAFDGLRKSGRTVRRLDLTIATEDHNTPTLDIDKPIADPVSRVQLETLRKNCADFGVRLHPLGDVEQGVVHVVGPQLGLTQPGTTVVCGDSHTSTHGAFGALAFGIGTSQVEHVLATQTLPMARPKTMAITVNGELPDGVTAKDLILAIIAKIGTGGGQGYILEYRGEAIEKLSMEARMTICNMSIEAGARAGMIAPDETTFAYLKGRPHAPEGADWDAAVEYWKTLRTDDDAEFDAEVVIEAAELSPFVTWGTNPGQGAPLSASVPDPASYEDASERLAAEKALEYMGLEAGQPLRSIKVDTVFVGSCTNGRIEDLRAAAGILKGRKVADGVRMLVVPGSARVGLQAVSEGLDVVFKEAGAEWRHAGCSMCLGMNPDQLAPGERSASTSNRNFEGRQGKGGRTHLVSPQVAAATAVLGHLASPADLSADAPTPAGV, encoded by the coding sequence ATGGGTAGGACACTCGCGGAGAAGGTCTGGGACGACCATGTCGTCCGGCGCGCCGAGGGCGAGCCCGACCTCCTCTACATCGATCTGCACCTGCTGCACGAGGTGACCAGCCCGCAGGCCTTCGACGGCCTCCGCAAGAGCGGCCGCACGGTGCGCCGCCTCGACCTCACCATCGCCACCGAGGACCACAACACCCCGACCCTCGACATCGACAAGCCCATCGCCGACCCGGTCTCCCGGGTCCAGCTCGAGACGCTGCGCAAGAACTGCGCCGACTTCGGCGTCCGGCTGCACCCGCTGGGCGACGTCGAGCAGGGCGTCGTCCACGTCGTCGGTCCGCAGCTCGGCCTGACCCAGCCCGGCACCACCGTGGTCTGCGGCGACTCGCACACCTCCACGCACGGCGCCTTCGGCGCGCTGGCGTTCGGCATCGGCACCTCGCAGGTCGAGCACGTGCTCGCCACCCAGACGCTGCCGATGGCCCGCCCGAAGACCATGGCGATCACGGTCAACGGCGAGCTGCCGGACGGCGTCACCGCCAAGGACCTCATCCTGGCGATCATCGCGAAGATCGGCACCGGCGGCGGCCAGGGCTACATCCTGGAGTACCGCGGCGAGGCCATCGAGAAGCTCTCGATGGAGGCCCGGATGACCATCTGCAACATGTCGATCGAGGCCGGCGCCCGCGCGGGCATGATCGCCCCCGACGAGACCACGTTCGCCTACCTCAAGGGCCGCCCGCACGCCCCCGAGGGCGCGGACTGGGACGCGGCGGTGGAGTACTGGAAGACGCTGCGCACCGACGACGACGCCGAGTTCGACGCCGAGGTGGTCATCGAGGCCGCCGAGCTGTCGCCGTTCGTCACCTGGGGCACCAACCCGGGCCAGGGCGCGCCGCTTTCCGCGTCCGTCCCCGACCCGGCCTCGTACGAAGACGCTTCGGAGCGCCTCGCCGCCGAAAAGGCCCTGGAGTACATGGGGTTGGAGGCCGGACAGCCGCTGCGCTCCATCAAGGTGGACACCGTCTTCGTAGGCTCGTGCACCAACGGCCGCATCGAGGACCTGCGCGCCGCCGCCGGCATCCTCAAGGGCCGCAAAGTCGCCGACGGCGTACGCATGCTGGTCGTCCCGGGCTCCGCGCGGGTCGGTCTCCAGGCCGTCTCCGAGGGGCTCGACGTGGTCTTCAAGGAGGCCGGCGCCGAATGGCGGCACGCGGGCTGCTCGATGTGCCTGGGCATGAACCCCGACCAGCTCGCCCCCGGTGAGCGCTCCGCCTCCACCTCCAACCGCAACTTCGAGGGGCGGCAGGGCAAGGGGGGCCGCACCCACCTGGTGTCGCCGCAGGTCGCCGCCGCGACGGCGGTCCTGGGCCACCTGGCCTCCCCGGCCGACCTGTCCGCCGACGCCCCCACGCCCGCTGGAGTCTGA
- the leuD gene encoding 3-isopropylmalate dehydratase small subunit: MEAFTTHTGRAVPLRRSNVDTDQIIPAHWLKKVTRDGFEDGLFEAWRKDPEFVLNRPERQGATVLVAGPDFGTGSSREHAVWALQNYGFKAVISSRFADIFRGNSLKNGLLTVVLDQKIVDSLWELTEADPTAEVTVDLVGREVRAAGITASFELDENSRWRLLNGLDDISITLQNEADIAAYEAKRPAYKPRTLQA; encoded by the coding sequence ATGGAAGCCTTCACCACCCACACCGGCCGGGCCGTCCCGCTGCGCCGCAGCAACGTCGACACCGACCAGATCATCCCCGCCCACTGGCTCAAGAAGGTCACGCGCGACGGGTTCGAGGACGGGCTGTTCGAGGCGTGGCGCAAGGACCCCGAGTTCGTGCTCAACCGCCCCGAGCGGCAGGGCGCCACGGTCCTGGTCGCCGGCCCCGACTTCGGCACCGGCTCCTCCCGTGAGCACGCCGTCTGGGCGCTGCAGAACTATGGCTTCAAGGCCGTGATCTCCTCCCGCTTCGCCGACATCTTCCGCGGCAACTCGCTGAAGAACGGCCTGCTCACCGTCGTCCTCGACCAGAAGATCGTGGACTCGCTCTGGGAGCTGACCGAGGCCGACCCGACCGCCGAGGTCACGGTCGACCTGGTCGGGCGCGAGGTGCGCGCCGCCGGCATCACCGCCTCCTTCGAGCTGGACGAGAACTCCCGCTGGCGGCTGCTGAACGGCCTGGACGACATCTCGATCACCCTCCAGAACGAGGCGGACATCGCCGCGTACGAGGCGAAGCGCCCGGCGTACAAGCCCCGGACGCTCCAGGCCTGA
- the ndgR gene encoding IclR family transcriptional regulator NdgR, translated as MDNSSGVGVLDKAALVLSALESGPATLAGLVGATGLARPTAHRLAVALEHHRMVARDMQGRFILGPRLAELAAAAGEDRLLATAGPVLTHLRDVTGESAQLYRRQGDMRICVAAAERLSGLRDTVPVGSTLTMKAGSSAQILLAWEEPERLHRGLQGARFTATALSGVRRRGWAQSIGEREPGVASVSAPVRGPSNRVVAAVSVSGPIERLTRHPGRMHAQAVIDAAARLSEALRRSG; from the coding sequence ATGGACAACAGTAGCGGCGTCGGCGTTCTGGACAAGGCGGCACTCGTCCTGAGCGCTCTGGAGTCCGGTCCGGCCACCCTCGCGGGTCTGGTCGGAGCGACCGGACTGGCACGACCCACGGCCCACCGCCTGGCCGTGGCCCTGGAACACCACCGCATGGTGGCCCGCGACATGCAGGGCCGTTTCATCCTCGGCCCGCGCCTGGCCGAGCTGGCCGCGGCGGCGGGCGAGGACCGCCTCCTGGCCACCGCCGGCCCGGTGCTCACCCACCTCAGGGACGTGACGGGCGAGAGCGCGCAGCTCTATCGCCGCCAGGGCGACATGCGCATCTGTGTGGCGGCGGCGGAGCGCCTGTCGGGCCTCAGGGACACGGTCCCGGTCGGTTCCACCCTCACGATGAAGGCCGGCTCCTCGGCGCAGATCCTGCTCGCCTGGGAGGAGCCGGAGCGCCTGCACCGGGGGCTGCAGGGCGCCCGCTTCACGGCGACGGCCCTGTCGGGCGTGCGGCGCCGCGGCTGGGCCCAGTCGATCGGCGAGCGGGAGCCGGGCGTGGCGTCCGTCTCCGCGCCGGTGCGCGGCCCCTCCAACCGCGTGGTGGCCGCCGTGTCGGTCTCCGGTCCGATCGAGCGCCTGACCCGCCACCCGGGCCGGATGCACGCCCAGGCGGTCATCGACGCCGCCGCCCGCCTCTCCGAGGCCCTGCGCCGCTCCGGCTGA
- a CDS encoding DUF4241 domain-containing protein, giving the protein MPMSAPDYTWLFTPGSTFAYESGTTGVIHVASGGELWLPTGRIVACDPFVCLGEGETEPFTVAVEPGRYRVEAAVATLTQPGEPPSDEPHLRVAATRLVIRDEPTAAWELALLPGQDPAELGDEEFYGYGVDAGTGCFYDAAAEESFPASEGDEGPLWDAFEHSDWAPGPHLITAPETGHTVAAFTSGWGDGAYPTWIGRTAAGEVTCFVTDFFVAPDPSESAEPPAPAAATA; this is encoded by the coding sequence ATGCCGATGTCCGCCCCCGACTACACCTGGCTGTTCACGCCCGGGAGCACGTTCGCCTACGAATCCGGGACCACGGGCGTGATCCATGTCGCATCCGGCGGCGAGCTGTGGCTGCCCACCGGGCGGATCGTGGCCTGCGACCCCTTCGTCTGCCTCGGCGAGGGCGAGACGGAGCCCTTCACGGTCGCCGTCGAGCCCGGCCGCTACCGCGTCGAGGCGGCCGTGGCGACCCTCACCCAGCCCGGCGAGCCCCCCTCCGACGAGCCCCACCTGCGGGTGGCCGCCACCCGCCTGGTCATCCGCGACGAACCCACCGCCGCCTGGGAACTCGCCCTGCTCCCCGGCCAGGACCCGGCCGAGCTCGGCGACGAGGAGTTCTACGGCTACGGCGTCGACGCCGGCACCGGCTGCTTCTACGACGCGGCGGCCGAGGAGTCCTTCCCCGCCTCCGAGGGCGACGAGGGACCCCTGTGGGACGCCTTCGAGCACAGCGACTGGGCGCCCGGCCCCCACCTGATCACCGCCCCGGAGACGGGGCACACCGTCGCCGCGTTCACCTCCGGCTGGGGTGACGGCGCCTACCCGACCTGGATAGGCCGCACCGCGGCCGGCGAGGTCACCTGCTTCGTCACGGACTTCTTCGTCGCCCCGGACCCCTCCGAGTCCGCCGAGCCGCCGGCGCCCGCCGCGGCCACCGCCTGA